TCTGGCGTTACTTGGTACTGAACTGGCGGGAATATGGAAAAATGAGGATAGGAAAAGTTATCGCTGTTCCCACTTCCCCATCATGGTCCCCCGTTCGCAATTGTTTCGTATCAACCGTTGGATCTCTCAACCGACGCAAAAACAAAAGTCATCTCAAGCTACTACCACCAGGAAACCGGCATTGAATGTGAAAAACGAAACAGCTCAGGATGCCACAATTGAGATTACCAGCGATGCACCGCAAGACTGGTCATCAGAGAACAATCCACGCCCCAAAGGAGATCGCCCCGGTTTTCGAATTGTAGGTTAAAATGTCTCCATGAGCGATGCGAATCGGAATCATTCCAGATCGCGTGCGAATTTAATGACCATTAAAGTGCGGTCATCTCCATCATTTCCGCCTTCCAGGTGTTTCTGTAATTTGGACCAGATCCCCTGCATCACTTCTTCAGCCGTATCTGCGGTATGATTTTCCAGGACTTTCATGATTCCATCTGAGCGAAACATTTTTCGTTCGCTACTCATCGCTTCGCTGATTCCATCACTGAAGCCAACAATGATGTCATTCGTGCAAATGGGAATAACGGAATAATCATAATCATTCGTGTCTGTCACACCTAATAACATTCCATGTGATGTCAGACTGGTAATCTTTCCTTTATGTGCCCAGAACGGTGCGGGATGACCTGCATTGGTGTAGGTAAATGTGCGATTTTGCGTATCAATCACACCGTAAAGCATACTCATAAACTGATGCGGCAATGATGTATGGTACAAAGCATTATTAATGCGGCTAATCACAAACCTGGTATCTTTTGCCTCTTCAAGTGGACCTTCTGTCAACGTTCGTAAGGCCCCTCTGACAGAGGCCATGACAACTGCAGCCGGTATACTGTCACCCGAGGCATCACCAAGAGCAAAACAGGTCACATGAGGAGACAGTGTGATAAATTCGCATAAATCCCCCCCCACCTCATGGTGGCTGATTGTGTGGACCGCCGCTTGGAACTCACGATTTTGTGAAGGATCTCGAACCAGCTCAGCCGGAAATGATTCCGAGATCACCTTCAGCTCTTTTTTCAAACGCAGTTGATTCTGGCTTTCTTTGATCAAGACTGCTCTCTCAAGAATGGTCCCCACCTGCGCACCAATCGATTTTAACACGTGAATATCGCGGTCATTCAATCGACGTGATCGACGATCAAAGGCCCACAGTGTCCCAAATGGACCGGAATCTGACTGAACCGAAACACAAACCCCGGTCAGGCACCCCTCTGGTAACCAGTGAGTCAATTGTGGGGTTTCCTGACTGCTGATAACAATCCCTTCTTTCGAGAACGCTTCCAGATCAGGGGGTGACTCGGACAGGATTCTTTGATGAAAAGGAATTTCAAAAGGAGTCAGATT
The Gimesia aquarii DNA segment above includes these coding regions:
- a CDS encoding GAF domain-containing SpoIIE family protein phosphatase produces the protein MEQTITPPLEWIHTICDQFTEITGWTLRFMSAKPGEQKSQEAELSEVEKYCWYESIEDGNRCLGYLYLTLPEEADQDRLFVTTTKFAELIAGLISKIETLNTSLELKNKEVSTLMDVGLSSSKQSGLQDALQKLLEAALQLTGLRSAGFFLLNSESNQLSLRVQYNLTPFEIPFHQRILSESPPDLEAFSKEGIVISSQETPQLTHWLPEGCLTGVCVSVQSDSGPFGTLWAFDRRSRRLNDRDIHVLKSIGAQVGTILERAVLIKESQNQLRLKKELKVISESFPAELVRDPSQNREFQAAVHTISHHEVGGDLCEFITLSPHVTCFALGDASGDSIPAAVVMASVRGALRTLTEGPLEEAKDTRFVISRINNALYHTSLPHQFMSMLYGVIDTQNRTFTYTNAGHPAPFWAHKGKITSLTSHGMLLGVTDTNDYDYSVIPICTNDIIVGFSDGISEAMSSERKMFRSDGIMKVLENHTADTAEEVMQGIWSKLQKHLEGGNDGDDRTLMVIKFARDLE